One Drosophila virilis strain 15010-1051.87 chromosome 5, Dvir_AGI_RSII-ME, whole genome shotgun sequence DNA window includes the following coding sequences:
- the coro gene encoding coronin-1C-A isoform X2: MSFRVVRSSKFRHVYGQSLKREQCYDNIRVSKSSWDSTFCAVNPKFLAIIVESAGGGAFIVLPHNKVGRIAADHPLVGGHKGPVLDIAWCPHNDNVIASGSEDCVVKVWQIPDGGLSRTLTEPVVDLVFHQRRVGLVLWHPSALNVLLTAGSDNQVVIWNVGTGEILVHIDSHPDIVYSACFNWDGSKLVTTCKDKKIRIYDPRSAELESEAMCHEGSKATRAIFLRHGLIFTTGFNRSSERQYSLRAPDALNEPIVMVELDTSNGVMFPLYDADTNLIYLCGKGDSVIRYFEVTPEPPFVHYINTFQTPDPQRGIGLMPKRGCDVTTCEIAKFYRLNNNGLCQVISMTVPRKSDLFQEDLYPDTLAEDAAITAEEWIAGKDADPLTFSLKGGYVSSSGNNSLSVSKKANILNKASASRGGGGGGLASGNHSSANNNESNDGGAPAAIFSEKDHRNILDEIRKLKAIIVKQENRIRALEAKVNAAAGDETDARNSNKNGSGQAAAATSAAAAAAESSHASESANDHAAPASTAGNAHEED, from the exons GGGCAGTCATTAAAGCGGGAACAATGCTACGATAATATACGCGTCTCCAAATCCAGCTGGGATTCCACATTCTGTGCGGTCAATCCAAAGTTTCTGGCCATCATTGTGGAGTCGGCGGGCGGCGGCGCGTTCATTGTATTGCCACACAATAAA GTTGGACGCATTGCGGCGGATCATCCGCTGGTGGGCGGGCACAAAGGTCCGGTGCTGGATATTGCGTGGTGTCCGCACAACGACAATGTGATTGCCTCGGGCTCGGAGGATTGTGTGGTCAAGGTGTGGCAAATACCCGACGGCGGACTGTCGCGCACACTCACCGAACCCGTCGTGGATCTGGTGTTCCATCAGCGTCGCGTCGGCCTGGTGCTCTGGCATCCATCGGCGCTCAACGTCCTGCTCACCGCCGGCTCCGACAATCAG GTAGTCATCTGGAATGTGGGCACCGGGGAGATCCTTGTGCACATTGACTCACATCCAGATATTGTGTACAGCGCCTGCTTCAACTGGGATGGCTCCAAGCTGGTCACCACGTGCAAGGACAAAAAGATACGCATCTATGATCCACGCAGTGCCGAACTGGAAAGCGAGGCCATGTGCCATGAGGGCTCAAAGGCGACACGCGCCATCTTTCTGCGACATGGCCTCATCTTTACCACCGGCTTCAATCGCAGCTCGGAGCGTCAGTATTCGCTGCGCGCGCCGGACGCACTCAACGAGCCGATTGTCATGGTGGAGCTGGACACATCGAACGGTGTCATGTTCCCGCTCTACGATGCGGACACAAATCTGATCTATCTGTGCGGCAAGGGCGATTCTGTGATTCGTTATTTTGAG GTGACGCCGGAGCCTCCGTTTGTGCACTACATCAACACGTTTCAGACGCCGGATCCGCAGCGTGGCATCGGGCTGATGCCGAAGCGAGGCTGTGATGTAACCACCTGCGAAATCGCCAAGTTCTATCGCCTGAACAACAACGGTCTGTGCCAGGTCATATCGATGACGGTGCCGCGCAAATCCGATCTCTTCCAGGAGGATCTCTATCCGGACACCCTGGCCGAAGATGCGGCGATCACGGCCGAGGAATGGATCGCCGGCAAGGATGCCGATCCGTTGACCTTCTCGCTCAAA GGTGGCTACGTCTCCTCGTCGGGCAACAACTCGCTGTCCGTCAGCAAGAAGGCGAACATACTGAACAAGGCGTCCGCATCGCgaggtggcggcggcggcggcctgGCCAGTGGCAATCATTCATCCGCGAACAACAACGAGTCCAACGATGGAGGCGCGCCCGCAGCGATATTCTCG gAAAAGGATCATCGCAACATTTTGGATGAGATACGCAAGCTGAAGGCGATTATTGTCAAACAGGAGAATCGCATACGTGCCCTAGAGGCCAAGGTGAACGCGGCCGCCGGCGATGAAACGGATGCccgcaatagcaacaaaaacggCAGCGGCCAAGCAGCGGCTGCGAcatcggcggcggcggcggcagcggaaAGCAGCCATGCCAGTGAAAGTGCCAATGATCATGCTGCTCCCGCGTCAACGGCGGGCAATGCACACGAAGAGGATTAG
- the coro gene encoding coronin-1C-A isoform X1, whose amino-acid sequence MSFRVVRSSKFRHVYGQSLKREQCYDNIRVSKSSWDSTFCAVNPKFLAIIVESAGGGAFIVLPHNKVGRIAADHPLVGGHKGPVLDIAWCPHNDNVIASGSEDCVVKVWQIPDGGLSRTLTEPVVDLVFHQRRVGLVLWHPSALNVLLTAGSDNQVVIWNVGTGEILVHIDSHPDIVYSACFNWDGSKLVTTCKDKKIRIYDPRSAELESEAMCHEGSKATRAIFLRHGLIFTTGFNRSSERQYSLRAPDALNEPIVMVELDTSNGVMFPLYDADTNLIYLCGKGDSVIRYFEVTPEPPFVHYINTFQTPDPQRGIGLMPKRGCDVTTCEIAKFYRLNNNGLCQVISMTVPRKSDLFQEDLYPDTLAEDAAITAEEWIAGKDADPLTFSLKDRVSIVQGGYVSSSGNNSLSVSKKANILNKASASRGGGGGGLASGNHSSANNNESNDGGAPAAIFSEKDHRNILDEIRKLKAIIVKQENRIRALEAKVNAAAGDETDARNSNKNGSGQAAAATSAAAAAAESSHASESANDHAAPASTAGNAHEED is encoded by the exons GGGCAGTCATTAAAGCGGGAACAATGCTACGATAATATACGCGTCTCCAAATCCAGCTGGGATTCCACATTCTGTGCGGTCAATCCAAAGTTTCTGGCCATCATTGTGGAGTCGGCGGGCGGCGGCGCGTTCATTGTATTGCCACACAATAAA GTTGGACGCATTGCGGCGGATCATCCGCTGGTGGGCGGGCACAAAGGTCCGGTGCTGGATATTGCGTGGTGTCCGCACAACGACAATGTGATTGCCTCGGGCTCGGAGGATTGTGTGGTCAAGGTGTGGCAAATACCCGACGGCGGACTGTCGCGCACACTCACCGAACCCGTCGTGGATCTGGTGTTCCATCAGCGTCGCGTCGGCCTGGTGCTCTGGCATCCATCGGCGCTCAACGTCCTGCTCACCGCCGGCTCCGACAATCAG GTAGTCATCTGGAATGTGGGCACCGGGGAGATCCTTGTGCACATTGACTCACATCCAGATATTGTGTACAGCGCCTGCTTCAACTGGGATGGCTCCAAGCTGGTCACCACGTGCAAGGACAAAAAGATACGCATCTATGATCCACGCAGTGCCGAACTGGAAAGCGAGGCCATGTGCCATGAGGGCTCAAAGGCGACACGCGCCATCTTTCTGCGACATGGCCTCATCTTTACCACCGGCTTCAATCGCAGCTCGGAGCGTCAGTATTCGCTGCGCGCGCCGGACGCACTCAACGAGCCGATTGTCATGGTGGAGCTGGACACATCGAACGGTGTCATGTTCCCGCTCTACGATGCGGACACAAATCTGATCTATCTGTGCGGCAAGGGCGATTCTGTGATTCGTTATTTTGAG GTGACGCCGGAGCCTCCGTTTGTGCACTACATCAACACGTTTCAGACGCCGGATCCGCAGCGTGGCATCGGGCTGATGCCGAAGCGAGGCTGTGATGTAACCACCTGCGAAATCGCCAAGTTCTATCGCCTGAACAACAACGGTCTGTGCCAGGTCATATCGATGACGGTGCCGCGCAAATCCGATCTCTTCCAGGAGGATCTCTATCCGGACACCCTGGCCGAAGATGCGGCGATCACGGCCGAGGAATGGATCGCCGGCAAGGATGCCGATCCGTTGACCTTCTCGCTCAAA GATCGCGTCTCCATTGTACAGGGTGGCTACGTCTCCTCGTCGGGCAACAACTCGCTGTCCGTCAGCAAGAAGGCGAACATACTGAACAAGGCGTCCGCATCGCgaggtggcggcggcggcggcctgGCCAGTGGCAATCATTCATCCGCGAACAACAACGAGTCCAACGATGGAGGCGCGCCCGCAGCGATATTCTCG gAAAAGGATCATCGCAACATTTTGGATGAGATACGCAAGCTGAAGGCGATTATTGTCAAACAGGAGAATCGCATACGTGCCCTAGAGGCCAAGGTGAACGCGGCCGCCGGCGATGAAACGGATGCccgcaatagcaacaaaaacggCAGCGGCCAAGCAGCGGCTGCGAcatcggcggcggcggcggcagcggaaAGCAGCCATGCCAGTGAAAGTGCCAATGATCATGCTGCTCCCGCGTCAACGGCGGGCAATGCACACGAAGAGGATTAG
- the LOC6635957 gene encoding zinc finger protein 239: MEGLLNLACIKQEPVQHEDHEAVLADMACGAIEIGPIKVELPETESHKNNMKVQRKKQAPVKNAQIELRRVYPCAQCARTFDSAYELRIHRQIHTGKLPYKCSYCPISFAHKSIYTAHIRGHSSGGPYVKQPQHACHHCGKTFTDKPNYAAHMNIHSSLRPYRCTYCPKGFLRSCALKKHLRTHTGERPYKCNHCPKAFIQSAHLKSHIRTHADDRAFMCGQ, encoded by the exons atggAAGGTTTGCTGAACCTAGCTTGCATAAAACAGGAGCCGGTCCAGCATGAGGACCATGAAGCTGTCCTGGCAGATATGGCCTGTGGCGCGATAGAAATAGGACCCATAAAAGTGGAGCTCCCAGAGACAGaaagccataaaaataacatGAAAGTTCAGCGGAAAAAACAGGCGCCGGTTAAGAA TGCTCAAATCGAATTAAGGCGAGTCTATCCCTGCGCCCAGTGTGCCAGGACCTTTGACAGTGCCTACGAACTGCGGATACATCGACAGATTCACACTGGGAAGCTGCCCTACAAGTGCTCCTATTGTCCTATTAGCTTTGCCCACAAATCCATTTATACGGCGCACATCCGTGGACACAGCAGTGGGGGTCCTTATGTGAAGCAGCCTCAACATGCATGTCATCATTGCGGCAAAACCTTTACGGATAAACCCAATTACGCGGCCCACATGAACATACATTCCAGTTTGCGTCCTTATCGTTGCACCTACTGCCCGAAGGGCTTCCTGCGTAGCTGTGCCCTGAAAAAACATCTTCGCACGCACACGGGCGAACGTCCCTATAAATGCAACCATTGCCCGAAAGCGTTTATCCAGAGCGCTCATCTAAAGTCGCACATACGAACTCATGCGGACGACAGAGCATTCATGTGTGGACAATGA
- the LOC6635971 gene encoding solute carrier family 25 member 32, whose protein sequence is MNANAAPASSPPKFNVFAHVKYEHLVAGVSGGVASTLILHPLDLIKIRFAVNDGRTATVPQYRGLGSAFTTIFRQEGFRGLYKGVTPNVWGSGSSWGLYFMFYNTIKTFIQGGNTTMPLGPAMHMLAAAESGALTLLLTNPIWVVKTRLCLQCDTASSSEYRGMVHALSEIYKTEGVRGLYRGFVPGMLGVSHGAIQFMTYEEMKNAYNEYRKLPIDTKLATSEYLAFAAISKLIAAAATYPYQVVRARLQDHHHRYSGTWDCIKQTWRFEGAVGFYKGLKANLIRVVPACMITFLVYENVSHFMLAQKKRRQSELLTVNNNK, encoded by the exons ATGAATGCAAACGCAGCTCCTGCGAGCAGCCCACCCAAATTCAATGTATTTGCCCATGTCAAATATGAACATCTGGTTGCCGGCGTCTCTGGCGGCGTTGCGTCCACGCTTATTCTGCATCCATTGGATCTCATCAAAATACGCTTTGCTG TGAACGATGGACGCACAGCGACGGTGCCGCAATACCGTGGATTGGGTAGCGCGTTTACCACCATATTCCGGCAGGAGGGTTTCCGTGGCCTGTACAAGGGCGTAACACCGAACGTCTGGGGCTCCGGCTCCTCGTGGGGTCTCTACTTCATGTT CTACAATACCATCAAGACGTTCATTCAGGGCGGCAATACGACCATGCCCCTGGGTCCCGCCATGCACATGCTGGCCGCCGCCGAATCGGGCGCCCTGACGCTCCTCCTAACGAATCCCATTTGGGTGGTGAAGACGCGTCTGTGCCTGCAGTGCGACACGGCGAGCAGCTCCGAATATCGCGGCATGGTACATGCCCTGTCCGAGATCTACAAGACGGAGGGCGTGCGTGGCCTGTACAGAGGCTTTGTGCCCGGCATGCTGGGCGTCTCGCACGGTGCCATACAGTTCATGACCTACGAGGAGATGAAGAACGCCTACAACGAATACCGCAAGCTGCCCATCGATACCAAACTG GCGACCAGCGAGTATCTGGCATTTGCGGCGATATCGAAGCTGATTGCCGCCGCGGCCACATATCCATATCAGGTGGTGCGAGCGCGTCTGCAggatcatcatcatcgctATAGCGGCACCTGGGACTGCATCAAACAGACTTGGAG ATTCGAGGGCGCGGTCGGCTTCTACAAGGGTCTCAAGGCGAACCTGATACGCGTGGTGCCCGCCTGCATGATCACGTTCCTGGTTTATGAGAATGTCTCGCATTTCATGTTGGCACAAAAGAAACGCCGGCAGTCGGAGCTGTTGACggttaacaataataaatga